The Tolypothrix sp. PCC 7712 region GGTAAGGCAGATCACAACACAAAAATTTTATAATGTGGCTCTTTCTTTAAGTTGGAAAGTGCGATCGCCTAATCAAAGGCCAGAGGTGCAAGAGTACGCCAGTTCTGCGTAGCTGTAAGTCAACATTGAGGTAGTATCTCAGGAGCAGTCAGTTAAATGGACTATATAGAAAAGGTACTGGAAAAGCTGAAAGAATTGGCGCGGAAGCTAATTGAAGCTCTGCTCGGGCCAGAAGGTGAGCCGGAACCGGAACTGATTCCGATTCCTGTAAATGAGCGTTCGCGTCGTTAATAGCCTGAAAGTGCCAGACTTGACGTTGCAGCCTTTAAGTATTTTGGTGCTGCATGGGCCAAACCTGAATTTGCTAGGACAGCGAGAGCCGGGAATTTACGGTTCGTTGACACTGGCTGAAATTAACCGCTTGTTAGTAGAAGAGGGAAAGAAACTACAGGTGGAAGTTTTCCCCATGCAGTCTAATCATGAAGGAGTTTTAGTTGATACTATTCATCAAGCCCTAGGAAAACACCAGGGTATTTTAATTAATGCTGGAGCATACACCCATACTAGTGTGGCGTTGCGAGATGCGCTTGCGGGTGTAAATTTACCAACAGTAGAAGTACATTTGAGTAATATTTATCGTCGAGAAGAATTCCGTCATCATTCTTATATAGCACCTATAGCAATTGGGCAGATAAGTGGATTTGGTGTGCAAAGTTATTTATTAGGCTTACAAGCGTTAGTACATCATTTAAGAAAGGATAAAGGATGAAGTATGAAGGCTGAAGGCTGATGAAAATCTTGATACTCTTGTTAGCTTGCGAGAATGTCAAGGAAGAACGTCCTTCGTACTTAACACTTCTTATTTTATATTTGATGTATGCGCTACTCGGTTGTGAGTCGATTTCGCGGGACTTTACTTGGAGCATTAGTAGGAGGAAATGTAGCCTCTGCTAGTGACAAAAAACTGTCGGAACACTATGACATAGATAAAATAGCGGTTTTAGGGACTGAAAGTTTAATTAAACTGGGCAGATTAGATGTAGATGATTGGCGCTCAAAATCTTCACCAGCATCTGCTTATTTAAGTGTCAGTGATCATATTTCCGGCAGAGTGATACTAGCGACACTACCAGTATCACTTTTTTTTCATGAAAATACATTTAAATTGCGACAAAACTTGCTACGTGTGTTAGAAATCTGGGAGGATAACCCAGTGGTACGGGATGGAACACTCGCAGTTGGGTATGCGATCGCTCAAGCCTTGACTGAAAAACTCCATATCCGCACCCTCATTCCCGAAACAATCGCCTTTATTGGTGAAACGCCAACATCTCTACCACAACAATTATTAAAAGTTCAGGCTTTGTTAGATCGGGGTGCAGGATTAGCCAGGGCGCAAGCTGAGTTGAGTAAAGAAGACAAGCTAAGTAACGCGATCGCTATGGCATTTTATTGTTTTCTGACTACTTTAGAAGACTATCGCTTGGCAATTTTACGAGCTACTCAACATGCCGAGATTTGGCAGCAAGACTCTAAGCGTTTACACTTACCTACTGTAAGTGCAATTACTGGTGCTTTATCAGGAGCATACAATAGCACTGCTGGTATTCCTGTGCCTTGGCAAATATTATATTCACCAGCTAACTCCACAACTATGGGAGGGAGCAATTTTTCTTTGATGGTGGGATTAGCTGATGCACTTGTGGCTGTGTGGTCAGGATTGTATAATTTTGCCCTGGATTCTAGCCAATTAACAGCAGAGAGAGATACTATGTCTGAGGAAGCAGCATCGCTACCTTTACAGGTATGCGTCTACTGTGCGCCTCGCGTCATCCGATCGCGTTAATGTTATTTATACTGAATAACATTGTAGGCGTGGAACAAAAATCCCATCCTAGCAATCATCCAACAAAGACAAAATTTAGTAGTTGTTTATACTACAATTTCCAAAGAAACTCTTAACCTGACTCTGTAGGTAGGTATTGTGGCAAAACGGCCCTAGCACCCTCCTCCGAAGTTCCCTATTAATCAGGTTGGTGAATGTCAGCCTTTATCCTTAAAGGTGCGGCTACAAGAACCAAGCCTGCAAAATCAGACTGTGGGCTAATATGAACCAAATTCAGTTACAAGCAGCTGCGGTTGCTTTTGCGGGGACTTCCCCTAGGTTTGTCTTGTTTTGAGGTATCAAAGTAAGCAACTGTAGGCAGAGGTAATGAAACATCAGCGATTTTTGAAGTCCCTAACCCAGCAATTTACTCAATGGCGGCGACAGTACAAAGTATTACGTCGCAAAGGAAAATTGTTGAGATCTGTAAGCGAACTAAATAGCCAAAGCCGCTTGGGAAACATTCCCAAAACTTTGTTGAAGAACATACGTTTGTATGTATCAACAACCAGTGACGGCATTCAAAAACCAGTAATAGCACTCAGATTAATCACTAAATCGGTGCAAGAACACCGATTGGTAAATAACATCGGTGTCAAATGGGTGCATGAAAACCGTTCCTCGGTGATTTTAGCGATCGCAATTGTATCGTTGACGGGTGTGATTGGGTACAAATCTTATGATCAACCGAAGCTAAAAGTTGATACTGTGGCACCCGAAACCATTAAAGCCCCCTACACAGCCCAAATTGAAGACATCGAAAAAACCACAGAGCGACGCAATGCTGTGGTGAACACATCCCCGCCTATATTCAAGGTGGATCAGCAAATTACTGAACAAATTAACCGTAATTTGCAGCAAATTCTCGAGCAAGGTGATGACATTCGTGATGTGGTTGGTGATTTTCCTTTTGCTGAAACTTTACAGTTGTCTATTACTAGCCAAAGTTATCTACGCGCTTGTAGTGAGTCAGAGTGGAAAAATATCTTACTAACCTTAGAAAAAACTAAAAAACAGCCAGTTGGATTTTTGTTACCTAACCAAAACAGCAGTTCTGCGACTGCACAGGAAGCGAAAAAAACCAATGAAACAAACCAGTTACAATCTACATCCCCTCAAGCTGGTTCCCCCAAGCAAGAAGAATTAGCCCAGCCTGGGAAAGCATCTATTAGCCTCAGCCCTGAATATACAAAACTAGTTAATGTCTCTGCCAACGCCGATTTATTTAAAGCCGTGACGGATCTAGAAATTTTTCGAGTCACAAATTCGGCACAAAAATATTCTTTACTGATATCCCAAATTTCGCAAGTCAGGAAAAAATACCAGCTAGCCAAGGAACAGCTATTAAGTATCGAAGCTAGCAGATCCAAAAACATATATCAAGAAAATATTCTTCTAGAGTTATCAGATCAAGATTGGGTAACCACAAAAACATTAATCCGCGATATTTCTGAGCGAATTCTGGCTCAAGGTATTCCTGATGGGCTACCAGAAGATGCTTTAAAGAATACAGTCAACTTGCAAGTGGAGAAATCAGAACCGCCAGCAGCGCAACCTTTAGTTACGAAAGTATTGTTAACTGTGCTGCAACCGAATTTGAAGAAAGATGAAACAAAAACACAACTACAGGCACAACAGGCAGCAGAGAGTGTAGCACCAATCATGGTTGAGGTGCGAAAGGATGACGAAATTGTTAACAAAGGAAAAAAGATTACCCCGTGGCAATTGCACGTATTAGATCATTATCAATTAATTGATAGCGAGACTAACTGGGCAGAGTTAATCAAGGTGACAGGTATTGTCACTACAGCAATTGGCATTTTTGTAATTGTTGAACGTCGGTTAAAAATTAAATTGCGACAACGCGATCGCCTGTTGATTTTACTGCTTACCCTCAGTACTCCAGGGATGCTGACGTTTGGTATATTTACTACCTGGAGTGCGATTGGTTTATTGTTAGGTAGCTTTTATGGCCCATCTTTGGGTGTCACAATTGTAGGGCTATTGTTAGGAGTGCTACCAATTGGCATGGAAGTGAGTAAAATTGCTCTGGTTTCTGGTGCTGCTGGGGGAATAGTAGGCAGTTTAATGGCCAAAAGATTGCGATCGCGTGAGGAACTGGCATTATTAGGACTGGCTATTGCCTCAACCCAGGGAGGAATTTACTTAATTCTCTTAATTCTAGGAAGTCCAGCTTCTTGGTATCTCATCCTTAAAGATGCAGGTTTATTTGCTTTATCCGGTTTAGCATGGATTATTGTAGCTTTAGGCTTGAGTCCTTATTTAGAAAAACTGTTTGATTTAGTCACCCCGATCCGGTTAGCAGAATTAGCGAATCCTAACCGCCC contains the following coding sequences:
- a CDS encoding ADP-ribosylglycohydrolase family protein, with amino-acid sequence MSRFRGTLLGALVGGNVASASDKKLSEHYDIDKIAVLGTESLIKLGRLDVDDWRSKSSPASAYLSVSDHISGRVILATLPVSLFFHENTFKLRQNLLRVLEIWEDNPVVRDGTLAVGYAIAQALTEKLHIRTLIPETIAFIGETPTSLPQQLLKVQALLDRGAGLARAQAELSKEDKLSNAIAMAFYCFLTTLEDYRLAILRATQHAEIWQQDSKRLHLPTVSAITGALSGAYNSTAGIPVPWQILYSPANSTTMGGSNFSLMVGLADALVAVWSGLYNFALDSSQLTAERDTMSEEAASLPLQVCVYCAPRVIRSR
- a CDS encoding HD family phosphohydrolase translates to MKHQRFLKSLTQQFTQWRRQYKVLRRKGKLLRSVSELNSQSRLGNIPKTLLKNIRLYVSTTSDGIQKPVIALRLITKSVQEHRLVNNIGVKWVHENRSSVILAIAIVSLTGVIGYKSYDQPKLKVDTVAPETIKAPYTAQIEDIEKTTERRNAVVNTSPPIFKVDQQITEQINRNLQQILEQGDDIRDVVGDFPFAETLQLSITSQSYLRACSESEWKNILLTLEKTKKQPVGFLLPNQNSSSATAQEAKKTNETNQLQSTSPQAGSPKQEELAQPGKASISLSPEYTKLVNVSANADLFKAVTDLEIFRVTNSAQKYSLLISQISQVRKKYQLAKEQLLSIEASRSKNIYQENILLELSDQDWVTTKTLIRDISERILAQGIPDGLPEDALKNTVNLQVEKSEPPAAQPLVTKVLLTVLQPNLKKDETKTQLQAQQAAESVAPIMVEVRKDDEIVNKGKKITPWQLHVLDHYQLIDSETNWAELIKVTGIVTTAIGIFVIVERRLKIKLRQRDRLLILLLTLSTPGMLTFGIFTTWSAIGLLLGSFYGPSLGVTIVGLLLGVLPIGMEVSKIALVSGAAGGIVGSLMAKRLRSREELALLGLAIASTQGGIYLILLILGSPASWYLILKDAGLFALSGLAWIIVALGLSPYLEKLFDLVTPIRLAELANPNRPLLKRLATEAPGTFQHTLFVATLAEAAAKHLKCDVELVRAGTLYHDIGKMHDPSGFIENQMGGPNKHETEIKDPWKSAAIIKKHVSEGLAMAQEHLLPTAIQAFIPEHQGTMLIAYFHHQAQQMAKENPSIQVDDADFRYDGPIPQSRETAIVMLADSCEAALRSLKDATPEQALNMLNNILRARWQDNQLIDSGLTREEVSDIAQIFVEVWQQFHHKRIAYPKYKTNNEKVAKG
- the aroQ gene encoding type II 3-dehydroquinate dehydratase; this encodes MSVRVVNSLKVPDLTLQPLSILVLHGPNLNLLGQREPGIYGSLTLAEINRLLVEEGKKLQVEVFPMQSNHEGVLVDTIHQALGKHQGILINAGAYTHTSVALRDALAGVNLPTVEVHLSNIYRREEFRHHSYIAPIAIGQISGFGVQSYLLGLQALVHHLRKDKG